The following nucleotide sequence is from Kaistia defluvii.
GTGGTCGGGGTCTTCATCCCGATCATTCTTCTCAATGGTTTCGTCATCCTGGGCATTCCGCCGTTCTGGCAGACCGTCGCCATGGGTGCCGTCCTGATCCTCGCCGTCTGGATAGACCAACTCAAGCGACGGCTTCGCAAACGGAGCTAGTGCCAAGCACAGCGCCGCAATATCCAAAAAAGGGGAACTAGAAGATGACCAAATCCATCGTTACCGCGGCTATGGCCCTCGCCATGGCATCGTTGGGCGCATCCAGCGCCTTTGCCCAGGACAAGGGCACTGTCGCTCTTGTGCTCGGCTCCAGCGGCAGCCCGTTTTATCAGGCCATGCAGTGCGGCGCGCAGGCCCGTGCGAAGGAACTTGGCCTCACGCTTACCGTTTCGGCCGCCGACCAGTTTGCCGCCGACGCGCAGATCCCCGTCGTCAACGCCGTCACCGCAGGCGGCCCCAATGTCGCGGCGATCGTGCCGACCGACATGCAGGCGCTGATCCCACCCATGCGCGAACTGGCCGAGCGCGGCACTAAGGTGATCACGGTCGACCAGACCATCGCCGACCCGTCAATCCTCAAGACCCAGGTCCTGACTGACAACAAGGCCGGCGGCGGCATGGCGGCGGACGCGCTGGCCAAGCTGATCGACGGCAAGGGCAAGGTGCTCGTTATCACCCAACCGCCGGGCTCGCTAGCCCAGGACGCCCGCGAGGCCGGCTTCGCGGAGACGTTGAAGGCCAAGTACCCGGACATCCAGTATCTCGGTCCGCAGTACCAGTCGAACGACCCGCAGCGCGCCGCCGAGATCATCACCTCGA
It contains:
- a CDS encoding ABC transporter substrate-binding protein; its protein translation is MTKSIVTAAMALAMASLGASSAFAQDKGTVALVLGSSGSPFYQAMQCGAQARAKELGLTLTVSAADQFAADAQIPVVNAVTAGGPNVAAIVPTDMQALIPPMRELAERGTKVITVDQTIADPSILKTQVLTDNKAGGGMAADALAKLIDGKGKVLVITQPPGSLAQDAREAGFAETLKAKYPDIQYLGPQYQSNDPQRAAEIITSTLSAHPDLAGVFSTNDQGAIGAITGLRQAGAVGKVKMVAYDAASAEVAALKNGELQGLIAQSPSQQGAVAMDIAAKLIA